One genomic segment of Thalassospiraceae bacterium LMO-SO8 includes these proteins:
- the phnC gene encoding phosphonate ABC transporter ATP-binding protein: MAVLEVRDLRARYSARGPEILKGISFDVEGDDFFAIIGPSGAGKSTLIRCINRLVNPTSGSIVFNGHDVTKMSSRDLRLVRRDIGMIFQEFNLIDRMSVMDNVLAGRLGYTGNLRTLFRMFPRKDIDHALHLLDRVGLSDHVDKRADELSGGQRQRVGIARALMQDPKLMLLDEPTSALDPKISREIMALIKEMAQELNVPCLCNIHDVKLAMEFCNKMIGLQDGMTMFAGPTEQMNEAKLDEIYAMEVL, encoded by the coding sequence ATGGCCGTCTTGGAAGTAAGAGACCTGCGTGCGCGCTACAGCGCCCGTGGCCCGGAAATCCTCAAGGGAATATCCTTCGACGTCGAAGGCGATGATTTCTTCGCCATCATCGGCCCCAGCGGCGCCGGAAAATCGACCCTGATCCGCTGTATCAACCGGCTGGTCAATCCGACGTCCGGGTCCATCGTGTTCAACGGACACGACGTGACCAAGATGTCGAGCAGAGACCTGCGCCTGGTGCGCCGCGACATCGGCATGATCTTTCAGGAATTCAACCTGATCGACCGCATGAGTGTGATGGACAACGTGCTGGCGGGCCGCCTTGGTTACACCGGGAACCTGCGCACCTTGTTCCGCATGTTCCCGCGCAAGGACATCGACCATGCCCTGCATCTGCTCGACCGGGTCGGCCTGTCCGACCATGTGGACAAGCGCGCGGATGAGCTTTCCGGCGGCCAGCGTCAGCGCGTCGGCATCGCCCGGGCCTTGATGCAGGACCCCAAACTGATGCTGCTGGACGAGCCGACCTCGGCGCTCGATCCCAAAATTTCGCGCGAGATCATGGCCCTGATCAAGGAAATGGCGCAGGAGCTGAACGTGCCCTGCCTGTGCAATATCCACGACGTCAAACTGGCCATGGAATTCTGCAACAAGATGATCGGCCTGCAGGACGGCATGACCATGTTCGCCGGCCCGACGGAACAGATGAACGAGGCGAAGCTCGACGAGATCTACGCCATGGAAGTTCTGTGA
- the phnE gene encoding phosphonate ABC transporter, permease protein PhnE, which produces MSANMSSNASPAPQAPAIPKRWSRYKHPESLYSYGAWLIAFSVVVFSIEYLNIPLDRLLGMFGRMGEVIAQRYYPADIDYIMDRDYLGYVVETIQMAYLGALFGLLITIPLAWFAAYNMTPSRLFVYPGARMFSMSCRAVHETIWAILFVSILGYGMLPGVLALTLFSAGFAAKLFAEEIEAIDMGQVEAMRATGANLFQVMVFGVFPQVRVAFTGIAIYTWDVAFRAATVVGFFGAGGMGWYLKRSVLQIETERVAAIILSIIVLVLISELLSAWARNTVMKMK; this is translated from the coding sequence ATGTCAGCCAACATGTCCAGCAACGCATCCCCCGCCCCCCAGGCACCAGCCATCCCGAAACGGTGGTCCCGCTACAAACATCCGGAATCGCTGTACAGCTACGGCGCGTGGCTCATCGCCTTTTCCGTGGTGGTGTTCAGCATCGAATATCTGAACATTCCCCTGGACCGTCTGCTCGGTATGTTCGGGCGCATGGGCGAGGTCATCGCGCAACGCTACTATCCCGCCGACATCGACTACATCATGGACCGGGATTACCTGGGCTATGTGGTCGAAACCATCCAAATGGCCTATTTGGGGGCCTTGTTCGGCCTGCTCATCACCATCCCGCTGGCCTGGTTCGCGGCCTACAACATGACGCCGTCCAGGCTGTTCGTGTATCCGGGCGCCCGCATGTTCTCCATGTCCTGCCGGGCCGTGCACGAGACCATCTGGGCCATCCTGTTCGTCTCGATCCTGGGATACGGCATGCTGCCGGGCGTGCTGGCCCTGACCCTGTTCAGCGCCGGGTTCGCCGCCAAGTTGTTCGCCGAAGAGATCGAGGCCATCGACATGGGGCAGGTCGAAGCGATGCGGGCGACCGGCGCCAACCTGTTCCAGGTCATGGTGTTCGGCGTGTTTCCGCAGGTCCGCGTCGCCTTCACCGGCATCGCCATCTACACCTGGGACGTGGCGTTCCGGGCGGCGACGGTGGTCGGCTTCTTCGGGGCCGGCGGCATGGGCTGGTACCTGAAGCGCAGCGTGCTACAGATCGAAACCGAACGGGTCGCGGCGATCATCCTGTCGATCATCGTCCTGGTCCTGATTTCCGAACTTTTGTCCGCCTGGGCGCGCAACACCGTCATGAAGATGAAGTGA
- a CDS encoding zinc-binding dehydrogenase, translating to MQKNGRAVVYDAPNAPFVVREFPVRDVHPDEVLVRITMSTICRSDIHSYQGHRPNPCPGILGHEIVGVIEQLGAEREVDLRGDRLAVGDRVTWTEFFHDGDSYYADVHDMPQKAHGLRKYGHDLAEEDPHFLGGFADYCYIMPGTGILKLPDAITDEEATPLNCGAATMVSVTEAGEIDVGDTVVVQGLGLLGLYGCAIAKARGARKVIGLDAVPDRLTLAAKFGCDVTFDVSKLSDEQLIAAVRAECPPDGADVGIEVCGLPGVIPAGLKMLRVGGRYVLGGLVNPNAMFTVDGNEILRRWITIRGVHNYHPRHLVQALDFVMANRDRFPFKDLVDSKFTLDQLDEAFARAADRSVLRAAIVP from the coding sequence ATGCAGAAGAATGGCCGGGCCGTCGTCTACGATGCGCCGAACGCGCCCTTTGTCGTCCGCGAATTTCCCGTGCGCGACGTCCATCCGGACGAGGTCCTGGTGCGCATCACCATGTCGACCATCTGCCGGTCCGACATCCATTCCTACCAGGGCCATCGGCCCAATCCCTGCCCGGGCATCCTGGGCCACGAGATCGTCGGCGTGATCGAACAGCTGGGCGCCGAACGCGAGGTCGACCTGCGCGGCGACAGGCTCGCCGTGGGCGACCGCGTGACCTGGACCGAGTTCTTCCACGACGGCGATTCCTATTACGCCGACGTCCACGACATGCCGCAAAAGGCCCATGGCCTGCGCAAATACGGCCACGACCTGGCCGAGGAAGACCCGCACTTCCTGGGCGGTTTCGCGGACTATTGCTACATCATGCCGGGCACGGGAATCCTCAAGCTGCCCGACGCGATCACGGACGAGGAGGCGACGCCGCTCAACTGCGGGGCCGCGACCATGGTTTCCGTGACCGAGGCCGGAGAGATCGACGTCGGCGACACGGTCGTCGTCCAGGGCCTGGGCCTGTTGGGGCTGTACGGGTGCGCCATCGCCAAGGCGCGGGGGGCGCGCAAGGTGATCGGCCTGGACGCCGTGCCCGACCGCCTGACCCTGGCCGCCAAGTTCGGCTGCGACGTGACCTTCGACGTCTCGAAGTTGAGCGATGAACAACTGATCGCCGCCGTGCGCGCCGAATGCCCGCCTGACGGGGCCGACGTGGGGATCGAGGTCTGTGGCCTGCCCGGGGTCATTCCGGCGGGTCTCAAGATGCTGCGGGTCGGCGGGCGCTACGTTCTGGGCGGACTGGTCAATCCCAACGCCATGTTCACCGTCGATGGCAACGAGATTTTGCGCCGCTGGATCACCATCCGGGGGGTGCACAACTACCACCCCCGCCATCTGGTGCAGGCGCTCGACTTCGTCATGGCAAACCGCGACCGGTTCCCGTTCAAGGACCTTGTCGATTCCAAGTTCACCCTGGATCAGCTCGACGAAGCCTTCGCCCGCGCCGCCGACCGTTCGGTCCTGCGCGCGGCGATCGTGCCCTAA
- the phnE gene encoding phosphonate ABC transporter, permease protein PhnE: protein MDMRTEDILARRTRRQRKTAVIAVVLFGLVVWSIDVTVIQDTDWARIGSLGEVMEAAGQFAGIDFSLFPSLLGPTLETLLIACLGTAMGAVLCVPATWFGAMNITPFAPITYPIARLMMTLSRSVHEIVWALFFVAVFGLGAMAGVFAIAMRSIGFIAKLSAEAIEDIDPGPVEAMRATGANTFQVMLYAILPQVLPQVIGTVIFEWEINIRRSAVLGLVGAGGLGLVFFRQMNTFNFHGVTSVIIAILAIIFLGEAISHAIRRRMI from the coding sequence ATGGACATGAGAACCGAGGACATCCTGGCCCGCCGCACCCGGCGCCAGCGCAAAACCGCCGTCATCGCGGTGGTCCTGTTCGGACTTGTCGTCTGGAGCATCGACGTCACCGTGATCCAGGATACGGACTGGGCGCGCATCGGCAGCCTGGGCGAGGTCATGGAGGCCGCCGGCCAGTTCGCCGGGATCGATTTTTCCCTGTTCCCGAGCCTCCTCGGCCCAACCCTGGAAACCCTGCTGATCGCCTGTCTGGGCACGGCGATGGGCGCGGTTCTCTGTGTGCCGGCGACCTGGTTCGGCGCCATGAACATCACGCCCTTTGCGCCGATTACATACCCCATCGCGCGTCTGATGATGACCCTCAGCCGCTCGGTCCACGAAATCGTCTGGGCCCTGTTCTTCGTCGCCGTGTTCGGCCTGGGCGCCATGGCCGGGGTGTTCGCCATCGCCATGCGCTCGATCGGCTTCATCGCCAAGTTGTCGGCCGAGGCTATCGAGGACATCGATCCGGGACCCGTCGAAGCCATGCGCGCGACCGGCGCCAATACGTTTCAGGTCATGCTCTACGCCATCCTGCCGCAGGTCCTGCCACAGGTCATCGGCACCGTGATCTTCGAATGGGAGATCAACATCCGCCGCTCGGCCGTGCTCGGCCTGGTCGGCGCCGGGGGGCTTGGGCTGGTGTTCTTCCGCCAGATGAACACCTTCAACTTCCACGGCGTGACCTCGGTGATCATCGCCATTCTGGCCATCATTTTCCTGGGCGAGGCGATCTCTCACGCGATCCGCCGGCGCATGATCTAG